In Rahnella aquatilis CIP 78.65 = ATCC 33071, one DNA window encodes the following:
- the cysI gene encoding assimilatory sulfite reductase (NADPH) hemoprotein subunit — protein sequence MSNKLWSELNPGPGPLIVDAPLADAERLKKESNFLRGTIAEDLKDGLTGGFNGDNFLLIRFHGMYQQDDRDIRAERAEQKLEPRHAMMLRCRLPGGVMTPAQWLGIDKFAEDSTLYGSIRITNRQTFQFHGILKPNVKPVHQLLNKLGLDALATANDVNRNVLCTSNPVESELHQEAYQWAKKISEHLLPRTRAYAEVWLDQEKVETTDEEPILGATYLPRKFKTTVVIPPQNDVDLHANDLNFVAIADNGKLVGFNVLVGGGLSIAHGDKATYARTASELGFIPLENTLAVAEAVVTTQRDWGNRTNRKNAKTKYTLERVGVPVFKAEVEKRAGIQFADIRPYAFTGRGDRIGWVKGIDKQWHLTLFIENGRILDYPGKPLKTGLAEIAKIHKGDFRLTANQNLIVAGVSEKDKDAIETLARNHGLIDDGITEQRKNSMACVSYPTCPLAMAEAERFLPEFVTKVEGIMHNHGVGDEHIVLRVTGCPNGCGRALLAEIGLVGKAINRYNLHLGGNRAGTRIPRMYRENISDAEILSIIDELVGRWSKEREAGEGFGDFVIRAGIIRPVLDPARDFYD from the coding sequence ATGAGCAATAAGTTGTGGAGTGAACTCAATCCCGGTCCGGGCCCGCTGATCGTCGATGCCCCGCTGGCCGATGCCGAACGCCTGAAGAAGGAAAGTAATTTCCTGCGCGGGACGATTGCCGAAGATTTAAAAGACGGTCTGACCGGCGGCTTCAACGGAGATAACTTCCTGCTGATCCGCTTCCACGGCATGTATCAGCAGGATGACCGCGATATCCGTGCGGAACGTGCTGAGCAAAAGCTGGAACCGCGTCACGCCATGATGCTGCGCTGCCGCTTGCCGGGCGGGGTGATGACGCCTGCGCAATGGCTGGGTATCGACAAATTTGCCGAAGACAGCACGCTGTATGGCAGCATCCGTATTACTAACCGTCAGACATTCCAGTTCCATGGCATCCTGAAACCGAACGTCAAACCGGTGCATCAGTTGCTGAATAAACTCGGCCTGGATGCGCTGGCGACCGCCAACGACGTTAACCGTAACGTGTTGTGTACGTCGAATCCGGTGGAGTCTGAACTGCATCAGGAAGCCTATCAGTGGGCGAAGAAAATCTCCGAGCATCTGCTGCCGCGCACCCGTGCTTACGCTGAAGTGTGGCTGGATCAGGAAAAAGTTGAAACCACCGACGAAGAGCCGATTCTGGGCGCGACCTATCTGCCACGTAAATTCAAAACCACCGTGGTGATCCCGCCGCAAAATGACGTGGATCTTCATGCCAACGACCTGAACTTTGTGGCGATTGCCGATAACGGCAAACTGGTCGGCTTCAACGTGCTGGTCGGCGGCGGGCTTTCTATCGCACACGGCGATAAAGCCACGTATGCGCGCACTGCCAGCGAACTGGGCTTTATTCCGCTGGAGAACACGCTGGCGGTGGCCGAAGCCGTGGTGACCACGCAGCGCGACTGGGGTAACCGTACCAACCGTAAAAATGCCAAAACCAAATACACGCTGGAGCGTGTCGGTGTGCCGGTATTCAAAGCCGAAGTTGAAAAACGCGCGGGTATTCAGTTTGCTGATATCCGCCCTTACGCATTCACCGGTCGCGGCGATCGCATCGGCTGGGTAAAAGGCATCGACAAACAATGGCATCTGACGCTGTTTATCGAAAATGGCCGTATTCTCGACTACCCCGGCAAACCGCTGAAAACCGGACTGGCAGAAATTGCTAAGATCCATAAAGGCGATTTCAGGCTTACTGCTAATCAGAACCTGATCGTGGCCGGCGTTTCTGAAAAAGACAAAGACGCGATCGAAACTCTGGCGCGTAATCACGGCCTGATTGACGACGGTATCACCGAGCAACGTAAAAACTCGATGGCCTGCGTCTCTTATCCGACCTGCCCGCTGGCGATGGCGGAAGCGGAACGTTTCCTGCCTGAGTTTGTGACCAAAGTCGAAGGCATCATGCATAACCACGGTGTAGGCGATGAGCACATCGTTCTGCGTGTGACCGGCTGCCCGAACGGCTGTGGACGTGCGCTGCTGGCTGAAATAGGTCTGGTGGGGAAAGCGATAAACCGCTACAACCTGCACCTCGGCGGTAACCGCGCCGGAACACGCATTCCGCGCATGTACCGCGAAAATATTTCTGATGCAGAGATCCTGAGCATCATTGACGAACTGGTCGGACGCTGGTCGAAAGAGCGTGAGGCCGGGGAAGGCTTTGGCGACTTCGTGATCCGCGCAGGGATCATCAGGCCCGTGCTGGATCCGGCGCGTGACTTTTATGATTAA
- a CDS encoding phosphoadenylyl-sulfate reductase — MSWLNLTLAELNELPKSGQSMALAEINVSLEKLSAQERVQWALENMPGEFALSSSFGIQAAVCLHLVTQQKPDIPVILTDTGYLFPETYQFIDTLTEKLNLNLQVFRAEHSAAWQEARYGKLWEQGVEGIEKYNHINKVEPMNRAIQTLGVQTWFAGLRREQSGSRAHLPVLAVQRGVFKILPIIDWDNRQIFRYLQDNGLSYHPLWDQGYLSVGDTHTTKKWEEGMKEEDTRFFGLKRECGLHE, encoded by the coding sequence ATGAGTTGGCTGAACCTTACTCTGGCTGAACTGAATGAACTGCCGAAGTCCGGACAATCCATGGCGCTGGCGGAAATTAACGTCAGCCTCGAAAAGTTGTCCGCGCAGGAGCGTGTGCAATGGGCGCTGGAAAACATGCCCGGTGAGTTCGCGCTGTCTTCAAGCTTCGGGATTCAGGCTGCGGTCTGTCTGCACTTAGTCACACAGCAGAAACCGGATATTCCGGTGATCCTGACCGATACCGGTTATCTGTTTCCGGAAACCTATCAGTTTATTGATACGTTAACCGAAAAGCTGAACCTGAATCTGCAGGTATTTCGTGCCGAACACTCGGCTGCCTGGCAGGAAGCGCGTTACGGCAAACTGTGGGAGCAGGGCGTCGAGGGCATCGAGAAGTACAATCACATCAACAAAGTCGAGCCGATGAATCGGGCGATTCAGACGCTGGGCGTGCAGACCTGGTTTGCCGGTCTGCGTCGTGAGCAGTCCGGCAGCCGTGCGCATCTGCCGGTGCTGGCGGTGCAACGTGGGGTGTTTAAAATCCTGCCGATTATCGACTGGGATAACCGCCAGATCTTCCGTTATCTGCAAGACAACGGTCTGAGTTATCACCCGCTCTGGGATCAGGGCTATCTTTCCGTCGGTGACACGCATACCACGAAAAAATGGGAAGAAGGGATGAAGGAAGAAGATACCCGCTTCTTTGGCTTGAAACGCGAATGCGGCCTGCACGAATAA
- a CDS encoding aminopeptidase translates to MFSFSRMKRTLLALSLSCVCMGHAMAASAPLPPMGMIASQQIRHIATYFPGRMAGSPAELIAADYLNQQFNKLGYKSDLRGFDTRYVYTSSAGKKNWQNIHATSVIAARAGEVPQQIIVMAHFDTYVPQSDSDTNHNLGGLTLQGVDDNASGVGVMLELAERMQAIPTHYSLRFVALSAEETGAKGAEEFVKRMSAEEKKNTLLVINLNSLITGDRLYFNSGANTSVAVAKLTRVRALNLARSLGIPAESHEGAHCCDGIKALDDARLPLLNVTATNFALGKKDGVQQRAITSHFPLGTTRYQSQFDNLQYLDKTLPGRIEKRSRDTVKVLFPLLKDLAKPAKHA, encoded by the coding sequence ATGTTTTCTTTTTCACGCATGAAGCGGACGCTGCTGGCGCTGAGCCTGAGCTGTGTCTGTATGGGTCATGCGATGGCGGCGTCCGCCCCGCTTCCGCCGATGGGCATGATCGCCAGTCAGCAAATTCGCCATATCGCCACCTATTTCCCGGGACGCATGGCCGGCAGCCCGGCAGAACTTATCGCCGCAGATTATCTTAACCAGCAGTTCAATAAATTAGGCTATAAGAGCGATTTACGTGGCTTCGATACCCGTTATGTTTACACCAGCAGTGCGGGCAAAAAGAACTGGCAAAATATTCACGCCACGTCGGTGATTGCCGCACGTGCAGGAGAAGTGCCGCAGCAAATCATCGTGATGGCGCATTTTGATACCTATGTGCCGCAAAGTGACAGTGATACCAACCACAATCTCGGCGGCCTGACGTTGCAGGGTGTCGATGACAACGCGTCCGGCGTCGGCGTGATGCTTGAGCTGGCCGAACGCATGCAGGCGATCCCCACGCACTACAGCTTGCGTTTCGTGGCACTGAGCGCGGAAGAAACCGGTGCTAAAGGTGCGGAAGAGTTTGTAAAGCGGATGAGTGCTGAAGAGAAGAAAAATACGCTGCTGGTGATCAACCTGAATTCGCTGATCACCGGTGACCGGTTGTATTTCAACAGCGGCGCGAATACGTCCGTGGCGGTGGCGAAACTCACCCGCGTGCGTGCGCTGAATCTTGCGCGCAGTTTGGGTATTCCGGCAGAAAGCCATGAAGGCGCACATTGCTGCGATGGCATTAAAGCGCTGGATGACGCACGCCTGCCGCTGCTGAACGTGACCGCGACCAACTTTGCGCTGGGTAAGAAAGACGGCGTACAGCAACGTGCGATCACCAGCCACTTCCCGCTGGGCACCACCCGCTATCAAAGCCAGTTCGATAATCTGCAATATCTGGATAAAACGCTGCCTGGCCGCATCGAGAAGCGCTCGCGCGATACCGTGAAAGTGTTATTCCCGCTGCTGAAGGATCTGGCGAAACCGGCGAAACACGCCTGA
- the cysG gene encoding siroheme synthase CysG → MDYLPIFADLKQRPVLVVGGGEVAARKIDLLLRAGAQVRIVAQALSPELEQRRQTAEVSWSAQAFLPEQLDDVFLVIAATDDAALNAEVFEQANRRHVLANVVDDQPKCSFIFPSIVDRSPIVVAISSSGKAPVLARMLREKLETLLPNSLGQMADIAGRWRDNVKTQFSSMRARRRFWEQLFAGRFASLASAGKLAEAEQALQQQLENAEDISHSGNVTLVGAGPGDAGLLTLRGLQVMQQADVVLYDHLVSEDVLDLVRRDADKICVGKRAGSHSVAQEETNRLLVELAQQGKKVVRLKGGDPFIFGRGGEELQAVQAAGIPFQVVPGVTAAAGATAYAGIPLTHRDYAQSVIFVTGHCRPENNGVQWETLAKGQQTLAIYMGTLKAAEISQQLIAHGRAAHTPVAVIGRGTRSDQQVLTGTLDNLEHLAQQAPAPALLVIGEVVSLHQQLAWFGHHPETDGTQRPSVVNLA, encoded by the coding sequence GTGGACTATCTACCAATATTTGCCGACCTCAAACAACGCCCTGTGCTGGTTGTAGGGGGTGGCGAAGTCGCTGCTCGCAAAATCGATCTCCTCCTGCGGGCGGGTGCGCAAGTACGGATAGTCGCACAGGCACTTTCCCCCGAACTGGAACAACGCAGACAGACCGCTGAAGTCAGCTGGTCAGCCCAGGCTTTTCTGCCGGAGCAGCTCGACGACGTGTTTCTGGTGATTGCCGCCACAGACGACGCTGCGCTGAATGCTGAGGTTTTCGAGCAGGCCAACCGCCGTCATGTTCTGGCCAACGTGGTCGACGATCAGCCGAAGTGCTCCTTCATTTTCCCGTCGATTGTTGACAGATCGCCGATTGTGGTGGCGATTTCTTCCAGCGGCAAAGCGCCGGTGCTTGCCAGAATGCTGCGCGAAAAGCTGGAAACTCTGTTGCCGAACAGCCTGGGGCAAATGGCCGATATCGCCGGGCGCTGGCGCGACAATGTCAAAACACAGTTCAGTTCAATGCGTGCGCGTCGCCGTTTCTGGGAACAACTTTTTGCCGGACGTTTTGCCAGCCTCGCTTCTGCGGGAAAGCTCGCAGAAGCAGAGCAGGCGCTGCAACAACAGTTAGAAAACGCGGAAGACATCTCGCATAGCGGGAATGTCACGCTGGTCGGTGCCGGGCCGGGTGATGCAGGATTGCTCACCCTTCGCGGGCTGCAGGTGATGCAGCAGGCCGATGTGGTGCTTTACGACCATCTGGTCAGCGAAGACGTGCTGGATTTAGTGCGCCGCGATGCGGACAAGATTTGTGTGGGTAAACGTGCGGGCAGCCATTCTGTCGCGCAGGAAGAAACCAACCGTCTGCTGGTCGAACTGGCGCAGCAGGGGAAAAAAGTCGTGCGCCTCAAAGGCGGTGATCCGTTTATTTTCGGACGTGGCGGCGAAGAATTACAGGCGGTGCAGGCGGCAGGCATTCCTTTCCAGGTGGTGCCGGGTGTTACCGCTGCTGCAGGCGCAACGGCTTATGCCGGAATTCCGCTGACGCACCGCGATTACGCGCAGAGCGTGATATTCGTGACAGGGCATTGCCGCCCGGAAAACAACGGTGTGCAGTGGGAAACCCTCGCGAAAGGCCAGCAGACTTTGGCGATTTATATGGGCACGCTTAAAGCTGCCGAAATCAGCCAGCAACTGATCGCTCATGGTCGCGCAGCGCATACGCCCGTTGCGGTCATCGGACGGGGAACGCGTTCTGATCAGCAGGTGCTGACCGGAACACTTGATAATCTTGAACATCTGGCTCAACAGGCACCGGCGCCAGCGTTACTGGTGATTGGTGAGGTGGTATCACTTCATCAGCAACTGGCCTGGTTTGGGCATCATCCTGAGACTGACGGCACCCAGCGCCCGTCAGTTGTGAATTTGGCTTAA
- the cysD gene encoding sulfate adenylyltransferase subunit CysD, with translation MDEKRLTHLRQLEAESIHIIREVAAEFANPVMMYSIGKDSSVMLHLARKAFFPGTLPFPLLHVDTGWKFREMYEFRDRTAKNYGFELLVHKNPEGVAMGINPFVHGSAKHTDIMKTEGLKQALNKYGFDAAFGGARRDEEKSRAKERIYSFRDRFHRWDPKNQRPELWHNYNGQINKGESIRVFPLSNWTELDIWQYIYLENIEIVPLYLAAPRPVLERDGMLLMVDDDRIDLQPGEVIEKKMVRFRTLGCWPLTGAVESGAQTLLEIIEEMLVSTTSERQGRAIDRDQAGSMELKKRQGYF, from the coding sequence ATGGACGAAAAACGACTGACTCATTTGCGGCAACTGGAGGCGGAGAGTATCCATATCATCCGTGAAGTGGCTGCTGAATTCGCCAACCCGGTGATGATGTACTCCATCGGGAAAGATTCCTCGGTGATGCTGCATCTGGCACGCAAAGCCTTCTTCCCGGGAACCTTGCCGTTCCCGCTATTGCATGTGGATACCGGCTGGAAATTCCGTGAAATGTACGAATTCCGCGACCGCACGGCGAAGAATTACGGTTTTGAGCTGCTGGTGCATAAAAACCCGGAAGGCGTGGCGATGGGCATCAACCCGTTCGTGCATGGCAGTGCCAAACACACTGACATCATGAAAACCGAAGGTTTGAAGCAGGCGCTGAATAAATACGGCTTTGATGCCGCTTTCGGCGGCGCACGTCGTGACGAAGAAAAATCCCGTGCCAAAGAGCGTATCTATTCGTTCCGCGATCGTTTCCACCGCTGGGATCCCAAAAACCAGCGCCCTGAGCTGTGGCACAACTACAACGGTCAGATTAACAAAGGCGAAAGCATTCGCGTATTCCCGCTCTCTAACTGGACTGAGCTGGATATCTGGCAGTACATCTATCTGGAAAATATCGAGATCGTTCCGTTGTATCTGGCCGCACCGCGTCCGGTGCTGGAGCGCGACGGTATGCTGCTGATGGTCGATGATGATCGTATTGATCTGCAACCGGGCGAAGTGATCGAGAAGAAAATGGTGCGTTTTCGCACATTAGGTTGCTGGCCGCTGACCGGTGCCGTTGAATCCGGGGCACAAACGCTGCTGGAGATCATCGAAGAGATGCTGGTGTCGACCACCAGTGAACGTCAGGGACGTGCGATCGACCGTGATCAGGCCGGTTCGATGGAACTGAAAAAGCGTCAAGGGTATTTCTGA